The Geoanaerobacter pelophilus genome window below encodes:
- the rpsK gene encoding 30S ribosomal protein S11, with amino-acid sequence MASPAKRVVKKKKEKKNIPNGVAHIQATFNNTMITITDPVGNVVAWCTSGCKGFKGSRKSTPFAAQVAAEDCAKKAQEHGMRSLEVYVKGPGSGRESALRALQAAGLHVSFIKDVTPIPHNGCRPPKRRRV; translated from the coding sequence ATGGCAAGTCCTGCTAAGCGAGTAGTTAAAAAGAAAAAGGAAAAGAAAAATATTCCTAATGGGGTAGCCCATATTCAGGCAACCTTCAATAATACGATGATTACGATTACTGACCCTGTTGGGAATGTCGTAGCATGGTGTACATCTGGGTGCAAGGGGTTTAAGGGATCGCGTAAAAGCACTCCGTTTGCAGCCCAGGTTGCAGCAGAGGATTGTGCTAAGAAAGCCCAAGAGCATGGGATGAGATCTTTGGAGGTCTATGTGAAGGGGCCAGGTTCAGGGCGTGAGTCTGCTCTTAGAGCTCTTCAGGCTGCTGGTCTTCATGTTAGCTTCATAAAAGATGTAACTCCTATTCCCCATAATGGATGCCGTCCTCCAAAGCGGAGAAGGGTATAA
- a CDS encoding succinate dehydrogenase cytochrome b subunit, whose protein sequence is MQILTTSIGRKILMAITGQLMVLFVVVHLLGNSSIFVGADGINAYAKHLHDLGPLVWVFRLAMLTLIGIHGIFGIQLTLENSAATPQAYAVKNLRKATISSNNMIWTGLLILGFLVYHLLQFTARVTPDIVKGVDALGRYDVFTMVVTSFKNGGIAAVYVAAMVVLFLHLNHGIQSFFQTMGWTTDKSLPVISKLGKVVAVVFLVGYSSIPVFILTGILSK, encoded by the coding sequence ATGCAGATACTTACAACTTCTATTGGCAGAAAGATACTGATGGCGATTACTGGTCAGCTGATGGTCCTGTTCGTTGTCGTGCATCTGCTGGGCAACTCCTCGATTTTTGTTGGAGCAGACGGCATCAACGCATACGCCAAGCATCTTCATGATCTTGGCCCCCTGGTCTGGGTGTTTCGGCTTGCTATGCTCACCCTGATAGGCATCCACGGCATTTTTGGCATCCAGCTGACCCTTGAAAACAGTGCGGCGACTCCTCAAGCATATGCGGTGAAGAATCTTCGTAAAGCTACAATTTCAAGTAATAACATGATCTGGACTGGACTTCTTATCCTAGGATTCCTTGTATATCACCTTTTGCAGTTCACTGCTCGTGTGACACCTGACATTGTAAAGGGAGTGGATGCACTCGGAAGGTATGACGTTTTTACCATGGTGGTAACAAGCTTTAAAAATGGTGGCATTGCTGCCGTTTATGTTGCTGCAATGGTGGTTTTGTTTTTACATCTCAATCATGGAATTCAAAGTTTCTTCCAGACTATGGGGTGGACCACGGATAAGTCGCTTCCTGTGATCAGCAAGCTAGGCAAAGTGGTTGCCGTGGTTTTCCTTGTCGGCTACAGTTCCATTCCTGTATTCATCCTTACCGGCATTCTGAGCAAATAA
- a CDS encoding DNA-directed RNA polymerase subunit alpha translates to MYKNWRDLIRPKKIQVESETLSDTYGKFFAEPFERGFGTTLGNSLRRVLLSSLQGAAITSVKIKGVLHEFSAIPGVTEDVTDIILNLKGVRLRMHGTESRTIRIMHKGEGIIKAGDIATDSNVEILNKDHHIAVCSKDANLEIEMVVKMGKGYIPADRNRDEKAPVGTIPIDSIFSPIIKVNFQVTNARVGQITDYDKLTLEIWTDGSVKPDDAIAYAAKIIKEQLSIFINFDEDVEHPEEVELEEDSDKINENLYRSVDELELSVRSANCLKNAGIKLIGELVIRTEAEMLKTQNFGRKSLNEIKDVLADMGLSLGMKLDNFPDEEVMRRLRGERKDEE, encoded by the coding sequence ATGTACAAGAATTGGCGTGATCTGATACGCCCCAAGAAGATACAGGTAGAATCGGAAACGCTTTCAGATACCTATGGTAAATTTTTTGCTGAACCATTTGAACGCGGTTTTGGTACCACTCTTGGTAATTCCTTGAGAAGAGTTTTGTTGTCCTCTTTGCAGGGTGCAGCTATAACTTCAGTTAAGATAAAAGGCGTATTACATGAGTTCTCTGCAATACCAGGTGTTACAGAGGACGTTACTGATATTATTTTAAATCTCAAAGGCGTTCGTCTTAGAATGCACGGCACTGAATCCCGCACCATAAGAATCATGCACAAGGGTGAAGGCATTATTAAGGCTGGTGACATTGCTACTGATTCAAACGTCGAGATCTTAAATAAAGATCATCATATAGCAGTCTGCTCTAAAGACGCTAATCTCGAAATCGAGATGGTAGTTAAGATGGGTAAGGGATATATTCCTGCTGACCGGAACAGAGACGAAAAAGCTCCGGTAGGCACTATACCAATAGATTCGATTTTTTCTCCGATCATTAAAGTTAACTTTCAAGTAACTAATGCTCGTGTAGGGCAGATAACTGACTACGATAAATTGACGCTCGAAATATGGACTGATGGTAGCGTAAAACCTGATGATGCCATAGCATATGCCGCGAAAATAATTAAAGAGCAGCTTTCCATTTTCATTAATTTTGACGAAGATGTTGAGCATCCCGAAGAAGTAGAATTAGAAGAAGATAGTGACAAGATTAACGAGAACCTCTATCGTTCAGTGGATGAGCTTGAGCTATCAGTTAGATCTGCTAATTGCCTTAAGAATGCTGGAATTAAGCTGATTGGGGAGCTCGTAATTCGAACTGAAGCAGAAATGCTTAAGACTCAAAATTTCGGTAGAAAGTCATTGAATGAAATTAAGGATGTTCTCGCTGATATGGGACTGTCCTTAGGTATGAAGCTGGATAATTTCCCTGATGAAGAAGTAATGAGGAGATTGCGCGGCGAACGTAAAGACGAAGAATAG
- the cas6 gene encoding CRISPR system precrRNA processing endoribonuclease RAMP protein Cas6 — translation MFTFAKILFDIKLSECTDKYLLFGIRNYFCPAFVDASARLRDNNAVSAVFDQELATNPAALRRFQKPPLPFAFHLPLLNIADNEPSACSITLTIAGTAVNHLAVFLLAMELALDELAAQASISISVSRCCSVASDGGLSELSDSGDGLILLSSSEFVDGAYELVKLELVTPLRLIRQGKVLRDLSFPNLVRSLMRRVSSLAYYYGNIDLECDFKWLSEISTQARVVAIDMQSAKWPVLQEGMLGSITYSGVAPEFQQFLQTGSEFNAGKGAAYGGGEFRMLNSENEYP, via the coding sequence ATGTTTACCTTTGCCAAGATCCTCTTTGATATCAAACTATCTGAGTGCACCGATAAATATCTGCTCTTCGGTATCAGGAACTATTTCTGCCCTGCTTTTGTTGATGCCTCGGCACGGCTTCGGGATAATAATGCCGTCTCTGCAGTATTTGATCAGGAACTTGCGACAAACCCTGCCGCTCTCCGGAGGTTTCAGAAACCTCCTCTGCCATTTGCCTTCCATTTGCCATTACTGAATATTGCCGATAATGAGCCGTCTGCCTGTTCAATTACCCTGACAATTGCCGGAACCGCTGTCAATCACCTGGCGGTTTTTCTCCTGGCAATGGAACTTGCCTTAGATGAGCTTGCGGCACAAGCGTCAATAAGCATTTCGGTTAGTCGATGTTGTTCCGTTGCCAGTGACGGAGGGCTGTCAGAATTGTCTGATTCTGGCGATGGGCTTATTTTGCTGTCTTCTTCCGAATTTGTCGACGGTGCGTACGAGCTGGTCAAGCTTGAGTTAGTGACGCCACTAAGATTGATACGACAGGGGAAGGTGCTGCGTGATTTGTCATTTCCGAATCTTGTTCGTTCACTAATGCGGCGCGTTTCATCTCTGGCATATTATTATGGGAATATTGATTTGGAGTGTGATTTTAAATGGCTCTCTGAAATCTCCACTCAAGCAAGGGTTGTTGCCATTGATATGCAATCAGCAAAATGGCCTGTGCTGCAAGAAGGGATGCTTGGTAGCATAACGTATTCTGGGGTAGCACCTGAGTTTCAGCAATTCCTGCAGACGGGGTCAGAATTCAATGCGGGAAAAGGTGCCGCATATGGAGGTGGAGAATTTAGAATGCTCAACAGCGAAAACGAATACCCTTAA
- the mazG gene encoding nucleoside triphosphate pyrophosphohydrolase produces MPEYTFDSLVEIMKKLRSPGGCPWDAEQSHDSLKRYLIEECYEVIEAIDHKDDELLKEELGDLLLQPVFHAAVAEERGVFTIADIIQAICGKLVRRHPHVFGNQIIATSEQQVENWEKIKKAEKGDKRSSALSGVPPHLPAILKAQKIGEKASRVGFDWDSHQQVLCKIKEELNELEIALDGGNQTRIAEELGDLLFATVNLGRFMSIDSEDALSKTIHRFTTRFSHIEASLRRQGKALQDTAIDELERLWQEAKACEHAVKS; encoded by the coding sequence ATGCCTGAGTACACCTTTGACTCCCTTGTAGAGATCATGAAGAAGCTGAGATCCCCAGGCGGTTGCCCTTGGGACGCAGAACAATCTCATGATTCCCTTAAGCGCTATTTAATTGAAGAGTGTTATGAAGTTATCGAAGCTATTGACCACAAGGATGATGAGCTTCTTAAGGAGGAGCTTGGCGACCTGCTGCTGCAGCCGGTCTTTCACGCTGCTGTCGCAGAGGAGCGCGGAGTTTTTACCATAGCTGACATAATTCAAGCAATATGCGGCAAGTTAGTAAGACGCCACCCTCACGTTTTTGGCAATCAGATTATTGCAACAAGCGAGCAACAGGTTGAAAACTGGGAAAAGATCAAGAAAGCGGAAAAAGGAGATAAACGTAGTTCGGCCCTTTCGGGAGTCCCACCTCACCTTCCAGCAATTCTGAAAGCCCAAAAGATTGGTGAAAAAGCCTCTAGAGTGGGGTTCGACTGGGACAGCCATCAGCAGGTACTTTGCAAAATCAAGGAAGAACTAAATGAGCTGGAGATTGCTCTTGATGGAGGAAATCAGACGAGAATTGCAGAGGAGCTTGGAGACCTATTATTTGCCACTGTCAACCTAGGGCGTTTTATGTCGATTGATTCAGAAGACGCATTAAGCAAGACCATCCATCGTTTTACTACTCGCTTTAGCCATATTGAAGCGTCACTGCGCAGACAAGGAAAAGCCCTTCAGGATACCGCGATTGATGAACTCGAACGCCTGTGGCAAGAGGCAAAGGCGTGTGAGCATGCCGTTAAATCTTAG
- the tgt gene encoding tRNA guanosine(34) transglycosylase Tgt, translated as MSDQSLDNFKFTLINNDPLSSARRGRLKTPHGIIETPIFMPVGTHAAMKAMTPEQVNATGAQIILSNTYHLHLRPGEGLIQKAGGLHKFMAWDKPILTDSGGFQVFSLPNKRITETGAYFKHEITGEEVFLDPPKAIAIQEALGADIIMAFDECIPYPCDKRYAEESTKKTIRWAEQCLTAQTRKDQALFAIVQGSVYDDLRVYCAKELVKMDFPGYAIGGVSVGEGLELLKKVVSVTAPFLPENKPRYLMGVGLPEDIFESVERGIDMFDCVIPTRYARSATLFTQRGKIRLTNKNYRRDFYPIDTNCTCYTCRNFTRAYLHHLYNANEILSAILASIHNVHFYLNMMSQIRDSIEQGSFAKLKHSFLSEYLAADKKGTRNA; from the coding sequence ATGAGTGACCAATCTCTCGACAACTTTAAATTTACCCTAATAAACAACGACCCACTCTCCTCTGCCAGACGTGGGAGACTGAAAACGCCGCACGGCATTATCGAAACGCCCATTTTCATGCCGGTTGGGACGCATGCCGCAATGAAAGCCATGACGCCGGAACAGGTCAATGCCACAGGCGCACAAATCATTCTCAGCAACACCTATCATTTGCATCTAAGACCCGGAGAGGGTCTTATACAAAAGGCTGGCGGACTTCACAAATTTATGGCTTGGGACAAACCCATCCTGACCGACTCTGGTGGGTTCCAAGTTTTTTCCTTGCCCAACAAGCGTATTACTGAAACCGGAGCATACTTCAAACACGAAATTACTGGTGAAGAGGTCTTTCTTGATCCGCCTAAGGCTATTGCCATTCAAGAGGCATTAGGTGCCGATATCATTATGGCATTTGATGAATGCATACCATATCCGTGTGATAAGCGCTACGCAGAAGAATCGACTAAAAAAACGATAAGATGGGCTGAACAATGTTTAACTGCTCAGACAAGAAAAGATCAGGCTCTTTTTGCAATTGTACAAGGCAGCGTATACGATGACCTTCGCGTTTACTGTGCCAAAGAATTGGTTAAAATGGACTTCCCTGGCTATGCAATCGGGGGGGTTTCAGTTGGAGAAGGTCTAGAACTTCTCAAGAAAGTTGTTAGTGTTACAGCCCCTTTTTTACCTGAAAACAAACCACGTTATCTCATGGGGGTTGGACTCCCTGAAGACATTTTCGAGAGTGTCGAACGTGGAATTGACATGTTTGACTGCGTCATCCCTACGCGATATGCCAGGAGCGCAACACTTTTTACTCAAAGGGGCAAGATTCGTCTTACGAATAAAAACTACCGGCGCGACTTCTATCCTATAGACACAAACTGCACCTGCTATACCTGCAGAAACTTCACTAGAGCCTATCTCCATCACCTATATAACGCAAATGAGATATTGTCGGCCATTCTTGCCAGCATTCATAATGTCCATTTTTATCTGAATATGATGTCTCAGATTCGCGATTCGATCGAACAGGGGAGCTTTGCCAAACTCAAACATTCTTTTCTATCTGAATATTTAGCGGCAGACAAGAAAGGGACCCGAAATGCCTGA
- a CDS encoding succinate dehydrogenase/fumarate reductase iron-sulfur subunit, which translates to MTLNLIVWRQKGPNAPGKFETYTAKGITEHHSFLEMLDVVNEDLIKSGKEPIQFDHDCREGICGMCSQVINGMPHGGQERTTVCQLHMRKFKDGDTIYIEPWRATAFPLVRDLVVDREALDKIVQAGGYTSCHTGGVADGNAILIPKPAADEAMDAAECIGCGACVAGCPNSAAMLFTGAKVSQLAILPQGKAEAAERVTNMVNAMKDCGFGNCTNHYECQAACPKGINVKFIARMNREYLKSLF; encoded by the coding sequence ATGACGCTGAACCTGATCGTATGGCGCCAGAAAGGGCCTAACGCTCCGGGCAAGTTTGAAACCTATACTGCAAAGGGAATCACCGAGCACCACTCCTTCCTTGAGATGCTCGACGTGGTGAACGAAGACCTGATCAAGTCCGGCAAGGAGCCGATTCAGTTTGACCATGACTGTCGCGAGGGGATTTGCGGAATGTGCTCGCAGGTGATCAACGGCATGCCGCACGGCGGCCAGGAGCGCACCACCGTTTGTCAGCTCCATATGCGGAAATTCAAGGATGGCGATACCATCTACATTGAGCCGTGGCGCGCTACAGCATTCCCGCTGGTTCGCGATTTGGTTGTTGACCGTGAGGCGCTGGATAAGATCGTCCAGGCCGGTGGTTACACCTCCTGCCATACCGGTGGTGTTGCTGACGGCAATGCTATCTTGATCCCGAAACCGGCTGCTGACGAGGCCATGGACGCTGCCGAGTGCATCGGCTGCGGTGCTTGCGTTGCCGGTTGTCCAAACAGCGCTGCCATGCTGTTCACCGGAGCCAAGGTTTCCCAGTTGGCGATTCTGCCGCAGGGCAAGGCCGAGGCTGCCGAGCGCGTTACCAACATGGTAAATGCCATGAAGGATTGCGGTTTCGGTAACTGTACCAACCACTATGAGTGCCAGGCTGCATGTCCAAAAGGGATCAATGTCAAGTTCATTGCCCGGATGAATCGTGAGTACTTGAAGTCCCTCTTTTAG
- a CDS encoding fumarate reductase/succinate dehydrogenase flavoprotein subunit gives MILDGKCPTGPIEKTWDKHRFDLKLVNPANKRKYSIIMVGTGLAGGAAAASLGELGYNVMAFCYQDSPRRAHSIAAQGGINAAKNYPNDGDSIYRLFYDTIKGGDFRAREADVWRLAQVSNNIIDQCVAQGVPFARDYAGYLDNRSFGGAQVSRTFFARGQTGQQLLLGAYSALSRQIKLGTVKMYNRREMLDLVVVDGVAKGITCRNLVTGELESYAADAVCLATGGYVNVFYLSTNAMGCSVTANWKAHKKGAFFANPCYTQIHPTCIPQAGDYQSKLTLMSESLRNDGRCWVPKKKEDCGKHPNEVAEEDRDYYLERKYPSFGNLAPRDIASRAAKEQCDDGRGVGPGGRGVYLDFSTSIKRVGADTIKERYGNLFEMYEKITDEDAYKRPMRMYPAPHYSMGGLWVDYNLMSNIPGLFVLGEANFSVHGANRLGASALMQGLADGYFVIPNTIAGYLATVKPTNGQTDNPEFKKSVEDVQSAQKKLLGINGKKTVSEFMRELGGLMWENCGMARSKESLETNLKKIPALREEFWKNVKVTGTGTEFNQDLENAGRTADFLEFAELMCRDALHRNESCGGHFRVEYQDEGEAQRDDANYCYVGAWEFKGDNKEPELHKEPLKFENVHLAVRSYK, from the coding sequence GTGATACTCGACGGAAAATGTCCAACCGGACCAATTGAAAAAACATGGGACAAACACCGCTTTGATTTGAAGCTGGTGAACCCCGCAAACAAAAGGAAATACAGTATTATAATGGTAGGTACAGGCCTTGCTGGCGGTGCTGCAGCTGCATCGTTAGGAGAGCTCGGCTACAATGTAATGGCATTTTGCTATCAAGATAGTCCGCGCCGTGCGCATTCTATCGCAGCTCAAGGCGGCATTAACGCTGCCAAGAACTATCCGAACGACGGTGACTCCATTTACCGGCTTTTCTACGATACGATCAAGGGCGGCGATTTCCGCGCTCGTGAAGCCGACGTTTGGCGGCTTGCTCAGGTATCAAACAACATCATCGATCAGTGCGTAGCTCAAGGTGTTCCTTTTGCCCGCGATTACGCCGGTTATCTCGACAACCGTTCTTTCGGTGGAGCCCAGGTTTCCCGTACCTTCTTTGCACGTGGCCAGACCGGTCAGCAGCTTCTCCTCGGCGCATACTCAGCCCTTTCCCGGCAGATCAAGCTCGGAACCGTAAAGATGTATAATCGCCGTGAGATGCTCGACCTGGTGGTCGTTGACGGTGTCGCCAAAGGCATCACCTGTCGCAACCTGGTTACTGGCGAACTTGAGTCGTATGCTGCGGATGCTGTCTGCCTGGCAACCGGCGGCTATGTCAACGTGTTCTATCTATCTACCAACGCAATGGGGTGCAGCGTTACTGCAAACTGGAAGGCCCACAAGAAAGGGGCTTTCTTCGCCAACCCATGTTACACGCAGATTCACCCGACATGCATTCCGCAGGCCGGTGACTACCAGTCCAAACTGACCCTCATGTCTGAGTCGCTTCGCAACGACGGTCGTTGCTGGGTTCCGAAGAAGAAAGAGGACTGCGGGAAGCACCCGAATGAAGTTGCCGAAGAAGATCGCGATTACTATCTCGAGCGTAAGTACCCTAGCTTCGGTAACCTTGCTCCGCGCGACATAGCCTCCCGTGCTGCCAAGGAGCAGTGCGACGACGGCCGCGGTGTCGGTCCTGGCGGTCGCGGCGTTTATCTTGACTTCTCCACATCGATCAAGCGTGTTGGCGCAGATACCATCAAGGAACGTTACGGTAATCTGTTCGAGATGTACGAGAAGATTACCGACGAGGATGCCTACAAGCGGCCGATGCGTATGTATCCGGCACCGCACTACTCAATGGGCGGGCTCTGGGTTGATTACAACCTGATGAGCAACATCCCCGGCCTGTTCGTTCTCGGCGAAGCGAACTTCTCGGTTCACGGTGCCAACCGCCTCGGGGCTTCCGCCCTCATGCAGGGCCTTGCCGACGGCTATTTCGTTATTCCTAATACCATTGCCGGATACCTGGCAACAGTCAAGCCGACCAATGGTCAGACCGACAATCCTGAATTCAAAAAGTCGGTTGAAGATGTTCAATCAGCACAGAAAAAACTTCTTGGCATCAACGGAAAGAAGACAGTATCCGAGTTCATGCGTGAACTGGGTGGTCTGATGTGGGAAAACTGCGGTATGGCTCGCAGTAAGGAAAGCCTTGAGACCAACCTCAAGAAAATTCCGGCGCTGCGCGAAGAATTCTGGAAGAACGTTAAGGTTACCGGCACCGGCACTGAGTTCAATCAGGATCTGGAGAACGCCGGCCGCACTGCCGACTTCCTTGAGTTTGCCGAGCTGATGTGTCGCGACGCCCTTCACCGTAACGAATCATGCGGTGGTCACTTCCGCGTCGAGTATCAGGACGAGGGTGAAGCTCAGCGTGACGACGCCAACTACTGCTATGTCGGCGCCTGGGAATTCAAAGGTGACAACAAGGAACCTGAGCTGCACAAGGAGCCGTTGAAATTCGAGAACGTACATCTCGCGGTAAGGAGCTACAAATAA
- the rplQ gene encoding 50S ribosomal protein L17 produces the protein MRHAKAGRRLGRTTSHRIAMFRNMVTSLLQHEKITTTDAKAKELRPIAEKMITLGKRGDLHAVRQAAAYIRDKKVVTKLFESLAPRYKERSGGYTRIIKLGIRPGDNANVSILELVEEQVGQKPVKKTAAKRTAKTVAVKEVATAAVTETASALLEEASPVSAEVSDPSETCEAKAD, from the coding sequence ATGCGTCACGCTAAGGCAGGTCGAAGACTTGGGAGAACAACTAGTCACCGAATTGCAATGTTTCGGAATATGGTGACATCACTTTTACAGCATGAAAAGATTACAACAACAGATGCGAAGGCAAAAGAGCTACGACCGATAGCAGAGAAGATGATTACCCTGGGCAAGAGGGGCGATCTTCATGCTGTTCGTCAAGCGGCTGCCTATATACGCGACAAAAAAGTTGTTACTAAGCTCTTTGAATCACTTGCTCCTCGCTATAAAGAGCGCAGTGGTGGATATACTCGCATCATTAAACTTGGCATCCGGCCTGGAGATAATGCGAATGTGTCGATTCTTGAGCTGGTAGAAGAACAGGTTGGACAGAAACCTGTCAAGAAGACTGCTGCAAAGCGTACAGCTAAGACCGTGGCTGTTAAGGAAGTTGCTACTGCTGCTGTTACAGAAACAGCGTCTGCTCTGCTTGAGGAGGCTTCGCCTGTCAGCGCAGAGGTTTCTGATCCCTCAGAAACCTGCGAAGCAAAAGCAGACTGA
- the rpsD gene encoding 30S ribosomal protein S4, with product MARYTGPSCRLCRRQNMELFLKGERCYTDKCAIKRRNYPPGQHGQGRAKVSDYGVQLREKQKVRRIYGILEKQFRTYFDKADRMKGVTGENLLILLERRLDNLVYRLGFASSRIEARQLVKHGHFTLNGRKVNIPSILVKTGDVIELKEKSRKITRITDSLDGVVRRGIPQWLDLDKDAFKGVLKSLPVREDITMPIQEQLIVELYSK from the coding sequence TTGGCTAGATATACTGGACCATCCTGCCGTTTGTGCAGGAGGCAAAATATGGAATTATTTCTTAAGGGTGAGCGTTGCTACACAGACAAGTGTGCAATAAAGCGTAGGAACTATCCTCCTGGCCAACATGGTCAAGGCAGGGCTAAAGTGTCAGATTACGGCGTCCAACTTAGAGAAAAGCAGAAGGTTCGACGTATATACGGCATTTTGGAGAAGCAGTTCCGGACCTATTTCGATAAGGCTGATAGGATGAAAGGGGTAACTGGTGAGAACCTTTTGATCCTTCTTGAGCGCAGACTCGATAATCTTGTCTATCGCTTGGGATTCGCATCCTCAAGAATTGAAGCTCGTCAGCTTGTCAAACATGGTCATTTCACGCTGAACGGAAGGAAAGTAAATATACCTTCTATTCTCGTTAAAACTGGCGATGTAATTGAGCTGAAAGAGAAAAGTAGAAAAATTACTCGTATTACCGATTCTCTGGACGGTGTTGTCCGTCGTGGAATTCCTCAGTGGCTGGATCTTGATAAGGATGCGTTTAAGGGTGTGCTTAAGTCTCTGCCTGTAAGAGAAGACATCACTATGCCAATCCAAGAGCAGCTGATTGTAGAACTCTACTCCAAGTAA
- the malQ gene encoding 4-alpha-glucanotransferase: MSSERLSGILLHPTSLPGNCGTGSFGAEARQFIDFLHAAGQRLWQVLPLGPTGYGNSPYSCYSAFAGNPLLINLELIADEGDLLGSDLVENLPRDRVDFAAVSEVKTRLLKLAAERFIESDNLERKREFWQFCDSTFWLHDYALYKACKDHFHGKPWNRWPLDLARRSADAVARYSERLGVSIGEQKYIQWQFFRQWHNLKQYANACGVRIIGDAPIFVAYDSADVWCNQPLFRLDGSGKPLVVAGVPPDYFSATGQRWGNPLYDWDRMAEDGFGWWVARLKSDMGLYDFVRIDHFRGVEAFWEISAKEKTAVHGRWVKGPGDSLFNAIGATLGPLPLIAEDLGVITPEVETLRDRFGLPGMKILQFAFEGGPGNPYLPHNYRRNSVVYTGTHDNDTTAGWFASLTGVQKAAVCSYLRCKQDEVVWEMIRAAISSVARYAVIPLQDLLCLDSSARMNVPGSASGNWSWRLLGDQLSDGLAVITRNMSKQYNRCS, from the coding sequence ATGAGCAGTGAACGCTTGAGCGGTATCCTCCTTCATCCAACCTCGTTGCCAGGTAATTGTGGAACTGGTTCTTTTGGGGCTGAAGCCAGGCAATTCATAGATTTCTTGCACGCTGCAGGCCAAAGGCTTTGGCAGGTTCTTCCTCTTGGTCCAACGGGCTATGGCAACTCACCGTACTCCTGCTATTCGGCTTTTGCAGGCAACCCCCTTTTAATTAACCTTGAGCTCATAGCTGATGAAGGCGATCTCCTCGGCTCCGACTTGGTTGAAAACTTGCCGCGAGACCGGGTGGATTTTGCCGCAGTTAGCGAAGTGAAAACAAGACTCTTGAAGCTGGCCGCAGAACGATTTATTGAGAGCGATAACTTGGAACGGAAAAGAGAGTTCTGGCAGTTCTGTGATTCAACTTTCTGGCTTCACGATTATGCCCTCTATAAGGCATGCAAAGATCATTTCCATGGTAAACCATGGAACCGCTGGCCGCTAGATCTTGCTCGGCGCTCAGCAGATGCTGTTGCTAGGTATTCGGAGAGGCTGGGGGTATCTATTGGAGAGCAGAAATATATTCAATGGCAATTTTTTCGACAGTGGCACAACTTGAAACAGTACGCGAATGCCTGCGGAGTGAGAATTATTGGTGATGCCCCCATATTCGTTGCTTATGACTCTGCCGATGTCTGGTGCAATCAGCCCCTATTTAGGCTTGATGGGAGTGGCAAGCCTCTGGTGGTTGCCGGAGTCCCCCCTGATTACTTCAGTGCGACCGGTCAAAGATGGGGAAATCCGTTGTATGACTGGGACCGCATGGCCGAGGACGGCTTCGGCTGGTGGGTGGCTAGGCTTAAAAGTGATATGGGCCTATATGACTTTGTGCGGATCGATCATTTTCGGGGTGTCGAGGCCTTCTGGGAAATTTCAGCAAAAGAAAAAACCGCGGTACATGGCCGCTGGGTCAAAGGGCCAGGAGATTCCCTGTTTAATGCGATTGGTGCTACGCTAGGCCCTCTGCCTCTTATTGCCGAAGATCTAGGGGTTATAACACCTGAAGTTGAAACGTTGCGCGATAGATTTGGCCTTCCCGGTATGAAGATCCTGCAGTTTGCCTTTGAGGGTGGTCCGGGTAATCCGTATCTGCCTCACAATTATCGTCGTAATAGTGTTGTTTATACTGGCACCCATGATAATGATACAACTGCAGGGTGGTTTGCCAGCCTTACCGGAGTGCAGAAGGCTGCGGTCTGCAGTTATCTGCGCTGTAAACAGGATGAAGTTGTTTGGGAAATGATCCGTGCGGCGATTTCATCTGTTGCCCGCTATGCTGTTATTCCTTTGCAGGACCTGCTTTGCCTAGACTCATCTGCAAGGATGAATGTGCCGGGATCAGCATCTGGAAACTGGAGTTGGCGGCTCTTGGGCGATCAACTCTCTGACGGTTTGGCTGTTATAACTAGGAATATGAGCAAGCAGTACAATCGCTGCTCTTGA